Genomic DNA from Candidatus Krumholzibacteriia bacterium:
CCCTGCGAGAGCAATCCGAATTACACCGGCAAGCACGTCGGTTCGAACGAGTTTCAGTTCTACATCAACCCCACCGGCACGGCGCTCACCGACTCCATCGGCGAAGGAGCGCTCTTCTTCGCCCTGCAGTCCCATGCCAACCGTTCCCAGGTGACCGACGAGGGCGTCATCCGGACCCGTGCCTTCGATGTCGAAGCGCCCTTCATGCCCGACTTCCGTAACCAAGGCAAGCCCTTCGTCTTTTTCGGCTTCGGTTGTCACCTGAACGAGTTCGGCATCCCCAGCGAGGAGGCGTCGGCGGAGGGGGACGCCCTCGGCGAGGTCTACCTCACGGTGCCATCCAAGGGAGCGGTGGCGAGCTACGCCAGCACGGGTTACGAGTTCCTGGGGCCCAACAACCGCTTCCACGAGATCCTGTGGTCCGCCATCTTCAACAAGGACTACGCCAGGGGCCCGGAGGGCGGGGCCGTCGACTCCGACACGCTGCAGTCCCGTTGGCTGCTGTCGGCGTTACTGCAGGTGGGCGAGACCTCCGACGGCGACCCCGGGATCATCGACCGCCAGTGCCTGCTCGGGGATCCGCTGCTGCGGCTCGACGCCGGTGTCCCGCGCTTCAAGGTGGTGCGGCTCGTGAACGGAATCCTCACCGAGGACGGCCGCATCGGCGCCCTGGTGCCCTCGGATTCCGTGCGCGTCACCGTGGAGGTGCGGGACGAGCAAGGCATCGACTCGCTCTGGGTGGAGAAGCGTTTCCGTGACGGTCGCCGGGTCCCTATCCCGGCGTCGATCGTCGCCATCGCCGGCGTCGACACGGCGGCGCAGATACGGGCCAAGCGGGGCTACGCGGTGGCCTTCGCCGTGCTCTTCGACACCTGCGATTTCGATCTGGCCATTGGCGCCCGCGACCTCTCCGGCCGCGTCTCGGAGCTCTACGGCCGCGGCCAGTTCGAACAGCAGCTCATGGCCAACGGCTTGCCCGTGGAGAACGGCAGCGTGGTGGACGCCCGCACCGCCTTCCGCTACGTGGTAGCGAACTGCGTCCCCGATTCCACCCTCGACCTCGCAGTGTTCCTGGACGGCCAGCCGGTCCAGGGGGTGAGCACCACCCCGGACGAGCACTTCTTCACCTGGTTCGCGGACTTCGGCTGGAGCGTGGCGCCTGGAACGCACCTGCTCAGCTTCCGCCTCGACGGGCGGGAGATCGCCGCGCTGTCCCTCGTGGTGCCCGGCGCCTTCGCCTTGCGGGACGTGCTCGCCTTCCCCAACCCCTTCGCCGACCGGACGCATTTCTTTTTCAATCTGGACTCCGAGATCAGCGGCGGGCACGTGCGCATCACCGATTTGAACGGGCGTACCGTGCGCATTTTCGATCTGCGCGGCGGCGCCTTGCAGGACCTGCGTCCGGAGCCGGTGCCGGGCGGCGGTCTGGGTACCACGATGGCGCTCAACTACGTCGAATGGGATGGGACGGACAGCGCCGGAGAACAGGTCGCCAACGGCGTGTACTTCTACGACATCCTCATCACCGACGTGTCCGGACAGGAGATCAGGAAGCGCGACAAGGTGGTCGTGATGCGCTGACGGTCTTCCGGGGAGCGGCGTTCCCGCGCGCGGAACGCGCGGGTACGTGGATTGCAATGTCCGTCCCGACGACGAGGGCCCACGGGCGCAGCGGCAGGCGGAGCGGAAGCATGGGCGAGGGGGCCGGGCGCAGCAGGGTGTCCGAGGCCGAGACGCGACGTATCCTGGACGAGTTGCAGCAGCTCGTGACCGAACAGCGGAACGAGCGCACCCGCGACATCGATCTCGTAGACCTCGAAACCTGCCTGCGTCTCATCAACGACGAGGACCAGCGTGTCCCCGAGGTGGTGCGCGGGCAGATCCCCGCCATCGCCCGGGCCGTGACGTTGGTGGAGCGCAGCCTGCGCTCCGGCGGCCGGCTCGTTTACCTGGGAGCCGGCACCAGCGGCCGCCTCGGCGTCCTCGACGCTTCCGAATGTCCACCCACCTTCGGCAGCGAGCCGGGGCAGGTGGTGGGAATCATCGCTGGCGGGACCGAGGCGCTGCAGCGCGCGCAGGAAGGTGCCGAGGATCGCGAGGACGATGCCCGCCGCGATCTGGAAGCTCTGGGGCTCGAACGGCGCGACACCCTCGTCGCCCTCACCGCCAGCCGGCGCACGCCCTACGTCGTCGCCGGCTTGCGGTACGCGCGCACGGTCGGGGCGGCCACGGTGTTCATCACCTGCAACACGCCGCCCCCCGACATGGAGGCGGATGTGGTGATCGCTGCCGTCGTCGGTCCCGAGGTGCTGGCGGGTTCGACACGCCTCAAATCGGGCACGGCGCAGAAGCTCGTCCTCAACATGCTCTCCACCGCCACGATGATCCGTCTCGGCAAGGTGTACGAGAACTTGATGGTGGATCTGCGCCCCACGAGCCGCAAGCTGGAGGAGCGCAGCAAGGGCATCTTGATGCAGCTCCTCGGCCTCGCCTACACGGATGCAGCGGCCCTCCTCGAGTCGGCGCGCGGTTCGGTGAAGCTGGCGCTGTTCATGGGCCTCGCCGGGGGCAGCGCTGCGGAAGCCGAGAAGCGCCTGGCGGCCGCAGGGGGCGTCTTGCGTCGCGCCCTCGGGAAGGAGCCGGGATGAAAACCCGCCCCCTGACCGTCGCGGCCTTCGTGACGCTCCTCGGCGCCGCGCCGCTCGGCGCCGCGCCGCACGGTGCCGACGAACCGCTCGTGGACCTGGAGTCGCTCAACCGCCACATCGGCATGGAGTACCAGAGCGCCGTCACCTATGAAGAGCTGGTGGAGGAGGCGCTGGCGCGGCCGCTGGTGTTGCTCGGCGTGGTGCACGACCAGGAGTGCCCGGCGCGGCAGCTGCAGCGTCTCATCCTGGAGCTGCAGCAGCGCTCGGCGTCTCCCGTAGTTCTCGGCGTCGAGTTCGTCGACCGCGATGACGATGACATTCTGCAAGCCTTCCTCGCCGGCAGCATGGACGAGAACACTTTCCTGGCCCGGGTCTACCCGACGAGCCTGCTGCTCTCTCCGCAAGTGGGTCGATCGCACCTGGAGATCCTGCGCTTCGCACGCTTGCATCACATCGCCGTGCTGCCCCTCGAGAGCCGGCCGTCGGGGGCGCGCTCCCGGACGCTGCGCAACGCCGAGATCCGCTTCCATCTGGCAGAGCAGCTCGGCCGGCATCCGGAGGAGCGCCTCGTCGTCATGTACGGCGTCGATCATGTCCTCGGCGAGGACGACATCGCCGCCGGCTTGGGGACCGATCCCCTGGTGGTGACGAGCTACGCCGACAGCGTGCAGGAGCACTTCCGCCGCCGGCACGGACGGTACCCGCGGCCGGGTGAGGTGCTCCGCCTGCGCCCCGGCGTCTTCCTGGATCCATGCGAAGAGCCGCACAGCCGGCACTTGCTCGGCCTCGGGAGCGGCGAAGCCAGGGAGTGGTTGCTCACGGTGCTCGAGTCGGTCTACTTCGGCCAGCGCGACTCCCTGGAAGTTCTCGTGGCCGCCCTCGGCGATCCCGACGTGCGCTGGCGGCGGGCGGCGCACCACGCTCTTCGCTTCGCTTCCTCGGCCGACCTGGGCTACGATCCGGAGGCCGAGCCCGGCAGCCGCCGGGAGGCGCAGGCGCGCTGGCGCGCCTGGTGGGATGCGAAGCGAGCCGCGGGCCCCACGGCGCCCTGAGCCGTGCCGCGCTGCTCCTTCGCGGGTGCGGAGGTTCGGCGTGCTCGAGCATCTCCTGGCGCTGGCGCGCAAGCCCGAGCGCCGTGTTGTCGGCCTCATGTCCGGCACCTCCATGGATGGAATCGACGCGGCCCTCGTTCGCATCCAGGGCGGCGGCCCGTCGATCCGCGTGAAGCTGGAGCGCTTCGCCTGCTTTCCTTACGAGGGGACGCTCCGCGAGCGCCTGCTGCAGACGGCCTCCGGCGCGGCGTCGAACGCCCTCGACCACGCGGAGCTCGACTTCGCGGTGGCCGGGGCGTTCGCCCAGGCGGCTCTCGCCCTCGTGGACGTGGCGGGTCTGGCAACGCGGGATGTGGACCTCATCGGCAGCCACGGACAGACACTGGCGCATCGCGCCCCCGGCCCCGGCACCTTCGAGCCCCGGGCCTCGACCTGGCAGGCTGGTTCCGGCAGCGTCATCGCCGCGCTCACCGGCGTTCCCGTCATCGCCGACTTTCGCTGCGCCGACATCGCCCTCGGCGGCACTGGCGCGCCCCTCGTTCCCTATGCGGATTGGCTGCTCCGGCGCAGCGCGAAGGAAAGCCGGCTGATCCTCAACCTGGGCGGTATCGCCAACGTCACCTATCTCCGCGCCGGTTGCGCCCGCGAGGACGTGCTGGGCTTCGACGTCGGTCCAGCCAACATGGTGCTCGACTCCTTCGCGCGTGCCCTCCTCGGCCGCGACATGGACGCAGATGGAGCGGAAGCGGCACGCGGCAGCGCCGACTCGGAATGGGTGGAGGCTCTGCTCGGCGACGAGTTCTTCGCCCGGCCGGCGCCGAAGGCCGCGGGACGCGAAGAATTTGGCGGTGCCTACGTGGAGCGCTTGCTGCGCGAGGGCAAGGCCCGCGCTCTGGGGCGCGCTGCGCTCCTCGCCTCGGCGTTGGAGCTCACCGCCCAGGCCGTGGCGCGGGCGAGAGCGCAGCCGCCGCTGGCCAGCGAGCCGGTGGATGCGGTGTACGTGACCGGGGGCGGCCGCCGGAACGGCGCCCTCATGCGCCGCCTTGCCACGCTGCTTTCGCCGAGCCGGGTGCAGGGCCTGGAAGTGCTCGGCATCGACACCGACGCGAAGGAAGCCGTGGACTTCGCGGTGCTCGCCAACGAGAGTCTTCTCGGACACGCATGCAACCTGACCCAAGTCACGGGGGCGCAGCGGCCTTGCATCCTTGGCACCCTGGCGCTCGCTGGCGTGCCCGTGTCGCACTCCACCCCGCCGGAAGCAGGACGCCTTTCGTGAGCGCCGTGCCGCACCGTCGCCAGAGATGGCTCGTCTGCCTCGGGCTCGGGCTCCTGGGCTGCGCTTCCCGTCCCGTCCCCCTCCCGACGCCGGCGACGCCGGCGGAGTCGACACCGGAGCTGCCACCCGAACCCCGCATCCGCGTTTGCATCGCCGAGGCGGTGACCAGCGTTTCGTTCTCGTATGCCGGCAACGTGCGGCTGCGGCCCGATGCCAGTGAGGCACAGGATCTAGCAGGCACCGGGGTGCTCGCTGCCGCGGTGAAGGACGGCGCCATCCAGGTGCGCCGGAACGCGAACGCTCTTTGCAAGAGCGCCGCCCGCCTCGACCTGGAGCCGCTGGACGGGGCGACGCGCTGGCGCGTCGGCGACACCCAGTACCGTGGCGGGTTGCAGCTCGTGCGCACCGGCGACCTCCTCACCCTGGTGAACGAGCTCCCCCTGGAGGAATACCTGCGCGGCGTCGTGCCCTGGGAGATCGGCAAGCAGGAACCGTCGGCGGCGGCAGCGCTGGAGGCGCAGGCGGTGGCAGCGCGCACCTACGCCTACAAACGCATCGGCAGGTACCCCGAAGCCTCCTTCGACGTCTATGACGATGTCACCGATCAGGTCTATCAAGGCTGTCGGCGGGAGGATTCGCTGGCGAACGTGGCGATCCGGGCGACCTCCGGTCTCGTGCTGCGCGACCGCGACGGTCCCATCGAGGCCTACTACTCCTCCACCTGCGGCGGCCATACGGCGCGCATCGAAGCGGTGTGGAACAAGCCACCCGAAGCGGCGCTGCGCGGCGGGCGCGACGCCGCGGCGGACGGTGGCTCCTACTGCGCCGGCTCGCGTCACTTCCGCTGGAGCGAGTCCTGGAGCGGCGCCGGTCTCGAGCGCATCTTGCAGGAAACCTTACCGCGCGAGATGGGATGGCCCGTGGGCACACCGGTCGGGGCCCTCGTGGACCTCGAGATCGTCGCCCGTGACGAGAGCGGGCGCGTGCAAGAGCTGCGCGTGCAGACCAGCGTCGCCACCTTCCGTGTCCTCGGAGACCGCAGTCGCTGGGTGCTGCGGCCGCGTGATCGCGCCATCCTGCGCAGCACGCTGTTCCTCCTCGAAGTGGAACGGCAGAACGGTGCCATCGTGCGGGTGATCGCCTATGGGGGCGGCAACGGTCACGGTGTCGGCATGTGCCAGATGGGGGCGATCGAGATGGCGCGCCGCGGCATCGGCAGCGCCGACATCCTGGCGCACTACTACAACGGTGCCGCGCTGGTGCGCATGTACTAGCGGTGCCCGAGGAGGAACCGATGCACCTCGTTCTCGTCCGTCATGGCAGCGCCACGCGCGGTGGTCCCTGGGCCGACGTCGATCGCCCGCTCCTCGACGAGGGCGAACGTCAAGCGGCGCAGGTGGGACGCACGCTGTCGCGCTTGGGAGCACGGCCGGCGCGGTTGTGGACGAGCCCGGCGGCGCGCTGCCGGCGGACGGGAGAGATCATCGCCGCCGCACTCGGATTGGAAGCGGCGCAGGTGCGCGTGCAGGAAGAGCTCGCCGGTGGAGCTGGAGCGGCGGGCATCCTCGCGGCGCTGTCTCGCGCCGCGACGCAGAGCGAGGCGCCCTGGTGGATCGTAGTGGGGCACGAACCGGATCTCGGCATGCTGTCGCGGCATCTGCTGGCGTCGGCACACTCTCTACGCCTCGTCTTCGCTCCCGGCGCCTGCATCTGCCTGGATCTCGAGGATCACGGTTGGGCCCCGCCGGCGACGCTGCGCTGGGCGCTGACGCCGGAGGTCCTCGCGCTCGTGGCCGCTACGGGGGCGGAAGAGAAGCAGGCGCTCTCAGGAGCGCGCAAACGACCGGAGGATTCCAGCGAGGAAGGGCAGAGGATCCCGTGACGACCAGGGCGGACGCAGCGAGAGGAGCGGTGCTTCCTCTTGCAGACCGGGTTTTGCCAGGGCGAAGGAGCGCGAGAGTTGCTGCCCCGCGCGGCGTGGCTCCACCGCGATGCCGGTCAGGCTCGCAGCCCAGAGCGAGGGGAAGTCGACGCCATCCTCGGCCGCGAGCGCCCAGGTGTTGCCGGGGATGGTGCCTGCCGCTTGGAGATCGATCCTGCCAAAGCGATCCGGCCCCCAGATGAGGCGGGCATAACCGCGGAGCTGCCGCGTCCGCACCCAGGCGAGGCTGCGTTCCAGAACATCTTCGCCTTCGACGCTGGTCACGAGGACGAGCGGCGGCACACCGGCGACCCAGGCGAGGATGCAGGCTCCGGTGCAGCACCCAGCCGCGTCGACGACGAGTTGCACCTCGAAGGCAGGTTCGCCCCGCAGCACCGTGCGCCGGAGCGCCTTCTCCGTCCGAAATTCCTCCGCGTCATAGCCGTGCAGGTCGAGGGACTCTAGGTGCGCCAGCGCGTAATGCGGTTCGAGTGTCGGGCGCGAGGCGCGCAGGAGCTCGCGCCCGCGGCGCGAGCAGGGGATGAGGAGCGGCCGCGGCTCGAGATGGGCCGCGAGTTCCAGGAGCCGGGCGTTCCAGGCGAGGGGGTGGTGCTCGGGGTCGGGCAGGAGGTGCCGTTGGACACCGCGGGCCCAGAGCGCCGGCTCGAAACGGCGCGGCGAGAGCAGATGCAGCGGATTCCCCTGCCGCCGCAGACTCCACACGGCGAGCAGCGTCGCCGCGTCGGGGTCGACGAGCACCACCGGGTGGGGCGCGACGTGCTCGTCTGCACCCGGTTCGGGAGCCGGCGTTGGCTGTTCTGCGTCGGCGCGCGGCCACTCCTCGAGGCGTTCCGCTTCGAGGACTTCGCTGGTTGCGATCCGATCGGGCTCCCGCACGGTGCCTCCAGACCCTGCAACCCAAGGTGGCGACAGTGGCCTGATGTGGCGACAGTGGCCTGCCGAACGGCGGGCTCGCTGCACGGAGCGTGCCGGGAAATCCTGCCTGCCGCGATGTGGCGCGCGTCGTCGGGATGCGCGCACAGGATCGCGCGCCGCTGCGGTCTGGGGTACGCGTGGCTTACCGCGTCGACTACGCGGCGCGTTGACACGTATGGAATGATCTGTTAGCTTGCCTCGGCTCACCGAGTGCTGGATCGGGGACGTAGTTCAGCCTGGTTAGAACGCCGGCCTGTCAAGCCGGAGGTCGCGGGTTCGATCCCCGTCGTCCCCGCCAGCCCACCCTGCCGCTCTCCACCAATCCCCGCCACTTCCGCGACGCCCCTCCGCGGTGTGCCGCCTCAAGCGCCGCGCCGGAGCAAGAGCAAGGTCCGATCGTCCGGCGCGCCCGCTCCATCCAGGAAGCGATCGACGCGGTCGAAGATTTCCGCCGGGATCTCGTCCAGCGGCCGCTCTTGCAACCCCACGAGGATGGACTCCACCGACTCGTGATCGTCGAACATGTCGGGCTGACTGTCTTCGTGCACCACGTGCGCTTCGGGGATGCCGTCGCTCCACGCCGCGAACAGGCCCCCGGGTGGGATCTCTGCCGTGCCGATCTGGAACTCGGCGCCAGGCAATAGACCGACGGGCGGTCCGGTGGAGGCCAGGTGCTGGACGGCGCCGCCGGGGTCGAGGATGAGCGGCGACTCGTGGCCGGCATTGACGTAGTCCATGCGGTGAGTCGCCGGGTCGAGGAAGCCGATGAACATGGTGACGTAGCTCATGGAGTCGGTGGAGCGATACATCTGTGCATCCAGCCGCTGGACGAGATCCAGAGGATCCCGGCAGAGCTCGGCCAAGGAGCGGACGCCGGCGAGAGCGTTGGCCATGAGCAGCGCGGCGCCGACGCCGTGCCCGACCACGTCACCGAGGACGAGGGCGAAGCGCCCGCCGGCCAAGGGCAGCACGTCGTAGAGGTCGCCACCCACTTCGGTGGAAGGCTCCAGCTTGGCGCGGAGCTCGTAGCCTGGGGGCGCCGCCGGCGCCCGGGGGAGCAGCTCGCGCTGGATCCGGCGCGCCGTCTCCATCTCCTGCTGCATCCGGTCCTTCTCCCGCTGCATCTCCAGGAGACGGGCGTTGGTGATCTTGACCGCCAGGATGTTGGCGAGCAGCGCCAGATGCCGGAGGTGATCCTTGTTGTACGGCTGGGCGAACTCGATGGAGTCCACGTAGAGCACGCCGATCACCCGGGTGTTGTCGAAGAGCGGCGCCACCAGGGCCGAGCGGATCTTGCCGAGGATGACGCTGGCCTGCTGCTGGAAGCGCTGGTCCGCCTGCGCGTCGTGCACGAGCAGCGAGGCGCGCTCCTGGATCACCGTCTGCACCATGGTCTGGCTGAGGGCGAGCTGCAGGTTGGGGTCGTCCCCCTTGCTGCGAGCGGCGCGCAGCACCGGCTGGTTGTTGTTGTCGAGGAGGAGCAGGCAGGCGCGTTGGAAGGGCACGACGCGCTCCACCGTGTCGATGCAGACGCGAAAGATCTCCTCTTCCGGCTGGTGCCGCACCAAGAACTCGCCCATGTCCATGAGCACCTGGGAGAGATCGACGCCCTCGCTCTTCTCCAGCGACGGCCGCAGTTCCATCCAGTTGAGCTTGAAGGTGGAATCGAGCTGCACGTCTTCCCGGAACGCCGGCTGCACCGGCTGGTCGTCCACCTGCAGGCTCAGGGCGACGTTGCCGAAGGCGATCTGGTCGTTGGGTTGGAGGCGCTGCGCGGCGCGGACCCGGACGCCGTTCACCGTCGTACCGTTGCGGCTGCCAGAATCCTCCAGGACGAGGGCCTCGCCTTCGAGGCGGAGGAGCGCGTGCATTCGCGACACCGAACGGTCGGGAAGCGAGATCTCCAGATCCGAGCTACGCCCGATCCGCGTTTCTCCGGTGCCGATGGGGAATGAACGCAAGGTGCCGGCGATGAGACCGGTGAGTTTGAACTCCATGGGCGCCTACGGTAGCCCGGAGGCGGGGACGGGTCAAGACGGGGAGCCGTGCGCGCTGCGATCGCCGGCGGCGGCGCGATCGACGACGAAGGTGACTGCTGCGTCGCGGAGCGCGTGCGCCGGGACGCGGAGCGGGTCGGGGGCGGCATGCAGGACCTGTCGCAACGCCCAGGCCTTGCTCGCCCCATGCACGACGAAGAGCAGAGAGTCCGCGGCAGCGAGGGCGGGAATGGTGAGCGTGAGCCGCGAGGCGATGACAGGGGCCGGAGTGGCGACGACGAAGCGCGCGCGCTCTGCCGCCGCGGCGCTGCCCGGGAAGAGCGATGCCGTGTGGGCATCCTCGCCGAGTCCGAGGAGGACGAGATCGAGCCGCGGCGGCCGGCCGAGAAGCGAGCAGAGCAAATCTTCGTATTGCCGCGCCGCGTTGTCGAGGTCCGGGCTCCCGGCCGGCATGGGATGCACTTGCGAGGGCGGGATCGGCACCTGGTCGAGGAGCGCTTCGCGGGCCAGGCGCTGGTTGCTGTCGGGCGAATCGGGAGGAACGGCGCGCTCGTCGCCCCAAAAGACGAGGACGCGCTGCCAGTCCACGCCCGGCCAGGCGGCGAGGCGGCGGTAGACACCGCGCGGCGTGCTGCCGCCGGCGAGGGCGAGGGCGCAACGGCCGTGCTGTGCTTGTGCCTTGCCGATGGCAGCCACAAGACGCCGCGTTGCCTCATCCTCCACACTCTCGACGTCGGGGAGAACGATGCAGCGCATCATCGCGTGGACCTAGGGGATCACAGTTCAAGGCGGGCGGAGTCGAAACCCCACCCGCCTTTGTCTCCTGTGCGGCGCCCCGGAGCGTTGGGTTGAGCGCGCCAGGAGAAGAAACGGACTCACGAGTCCTCGCTCTGCCCAGGCAGCGGGAAACTCGGGGTCGAGACGAACCGTGGTGCGTGCAGTCTAGGCGCCTTCGCCCAGATGTCAACGGCCTGGCTCAGATCTCGGTGAGGCCGAGCCGTTCCCGGGCGAGGGCCGCCAGGTCGAGGGGGCTCCGGCGCGCGTCCCCTACCGGGCTCGCGAGCCAGCGGATGCCCCGACGCTCCAGGGAGGCGACGCGGTGCAGGTGCCCGCTCACCACCACGCGCACGTTGCGGGCCTTCTCGAGGCAGGTCCCGAGTTGGGAGCTCCCCAAGTAGGCATCGAAGAAAGGGATCTCGCCGAAGGCGCCTCGCTGTACCAAATCGAGACAGGGCAGCACGTGGACGGCGGCGAGGACGGCCGGTGCCGAGCGGACGGCAGCGAGCTGCCCCTGCAGCCGCTCGAGCATTTCGGCGCAGATCTCTTCGTCCCCAGCCCAGGCGTCGCCGCCGGCTGCGGCCGGGTGTGCACCTGCAATGTGGCGGGTGTCCCGCCGCGGCCAGAACACGTGGCCCCGGTCGTAGGCGCGGGTGCCGCGCCAGACGCCGGTCCGGTACACCGGGAGGTCGGCGACGGCGTCGAAGCTGGGATCGCGGAGGCTGAAGTCGTACCAGCCCGGGACGCCGACGATGGCGACGTCGCCCCAGTGCACTGGTTCCAACCCCAAGTAGTCGAAGCCAGCGGCGGCGGCGACGCGGGGGAGGATGGTCTCGAACTTTTCCCGGCTGTGCGCCGTTTCCGCCCTTTGTGGATCGCCTTCGACGAAGAGGTCGTGGTTCCCGGCGAGGTAGAGCCGCAAGGCCGGGATGGCGGCGAGGCGCTCCAGGCTCGCGGCGACGTCGCTGCTTTTCTCCGCCAGGTCGCCGGCGACGAGGAAGACGTCGGGTTTCGCGGCGCGGGCTACTTCGACGAGCGCTCCCAGCAAGTCGTGGTTGCGCGCGGAAAGATCGGTGTGCAGGTCCGAGATATAGGCGAGACGCATCGGCTCACCGCGTGGTTTCGAGGGCGCGGCGCAAAGCGGTGCGGGCGGCCGCTGCCTGCGAGGTCGCTGCCTCCAAGCTGCGCTCGGCGGCAGCGCGGGTTGCGGTCACGAAGTCGGCGTCGTCGGGGTGCTCCAGCGCCGCCAGGTTGATGGCCACGTTGTCGTAGGCGGCCTCGGCGGCGGCAGCGGCGCAGAGCGCGGCGACGCCCGCGTCGGAAACCGAAGCGGGCAAACCGCTCCGCACTGCCGCCACCGCGAGAGCGGCGATGCGTGCCGATTTCTCCAGGACCTGCAGCGGCACCAGGGCGGCACCGCGGGTCGCCTGCCGGCGCGCCGCGTCGCGGGCCGCGATTTCCGCCCCCGTGCTCCGTGGCAGTCGCAAGCTCGCGAGCACGGCGGCGAAGGCGGCGGCGTCCTCATCCACCGCGGCGAGGCAGGCCGCTTTGAGCTCCTGGGCCTCGACGGCCAGCGCTTCGAGCGCCGCACCTGCGGGTTCGGGCGGGCGCGAGGCGTGGGTCAGGTTCGCCACCATCGCTGCCAGTGCGGCACCGAGCGCGCCGCAGAGAGCGGCGACGCTGCCCCCGCCTGGGACGGCACTGTCGCTCGAGAGCTCGTCGACGAAAGTTTCGAGGCTGCTCCGCTGCAGGCGCGCCGCTGCGGCATCGCGCACCCGGTACTCCACCACCTTGGCGGCGGGGTCGAACGGCCCGAGCTCGTCCAGGCCGAGAGAGCGGACAGCGATGTGCACGAGCTCGCGTTCGGGGACACCCGTCGAGCGGCCCTGCTTGCGAAGGTAGTGTTTCCCTGCCGCGAGCAGCGCCGCACGTGGCACCAGTCCGACGATCTCGCTCCCCGTCACCCGCAGGCCGCGACGCGCCGCTTCCTCGCCGGCGGCATCGAAGACCGCATGCAGCGGCGTCACCTGGAGGTGGGTCAGATTGATGGAGATCTGCGCGCGGCCGTATTCCTCGATGTACCAGCCCACCGCCTTGACGTGAGGGAAGCGGCCCGGCTTCTTCACCGGCTCGCCCTGCGCATCGCGGAGCGGCTTGCCGTCCGGACCGCGCTGATTGCGGCCGGCTTCGCGCAGATCGAGGGCGATGTCGTGGGCGAGCTTCTTGTCCCGCGTGTTCAGGTTGATGTTGTAGGCGACGAGGAACTCTCGCGCGCCGATCACCGTGGCCCCGGCGCGGGCGTCGAAGCGGGCGGGGCCGCAATCGGGCTGCCATTCCGGGTCGCGCAACTTGGCTTCGAGACCCTCGTACTCGCCGGCGCGGATGTGGGCGAGATTGCGGCGCTCCGGGCGCGTCGCCGCCTCCTCGTACAAGTACACCGGGATGCCGAGCTCGCGCCCGACGCGCTCCCCCAGACGGCGCGCCAGCTGCACGCAGTCTTCCATGCTCGTGCCCTCGAGGGGCACGAAGGGACAGACATCGGTAGCGCCGAGGCGGGCGTGCTCGCCGTGATGACGGCGCATGTCGATGCGCTCCGCGGCGGTGCGGATGGCGCGGAAGGCTGCTTCCGCCACCGGCTCCGGCGGGCCCACGAAGGTGAAAACGGTGCGGTTCGTCGCTTGCCCCGGATCGACGTCGAGCAGCCCCACGCCCTCCACCGAGGTCACCGCGGTGGCAATGGCGTCGAGGACGGCTCGATCGCGACCTTCGCTGAAATTGGGTACGCACTCGACGAGCTGCATCGCCATCTCCCCGACAGTGCCGCACCTCGCTGCGGCACGAGTTCTGGCGCTTCCCTCGGACAGCGCTTCTCACTCATCGTAGTGGAGGTGTCGCCGTTCCTCAAGCCGACATGCTGACTGGAACCATGAGAGCCATGTCCTGACGCACGGGCGGACGGCGCTGGCTGCTTACGCCGGTGTCCTCGGCGCGGGTGGCGTGTCGCCGGGAGCGAGGTGGGGGAGCACGAACTGCAACACGGTCTCCTCGAGCTCGTCGAGCCTTTCCAGCAAGAGATGGCCCGCGCCCGGGAGGATGGTCATGCGGGCATGCTGGCCGAGCTGCTGCTGCAATGCCGCGAGTGCCGGCACCGGACAATAGGGATCTGCGTCACCGGCGACCAAGAGCACCGGTGTTGCGGTCCCGGTGAGGAAGCCGAAATCAGAATGGAGCAGCGCCGGGGCTACGCCTAAAAGCGCGGTGCCATCGAGGGCTCCGCCCTGCTCCGCTCCCAGCTGGAGCGC
This window encodes:
- the ftcD gene encoding glutamate formimidoyltransferase; the protein is MQLVECVPNFSEGRDRAVLDAIATAVTSVEGVGLLDVDPGQATNRTVFTFVGPPEPVAEAAFRAIRTAAERIDMRRHHGEHARLGATDVCPFVPLEGTSMEDCVQLARRLGERVGRELGIPVYLYEEAATRPERRNLAHIRAGEYEGLEAKLRDPEWQPDCGPARFDARAGATVIGAREFLVAYNINLNTRDKKLAHDIALDLREAGRNQRGPDGKPLRDAQGEPVKKPGRFPHVKAVGWYIEEYGRAQISINLTHLQVTPLHAVFDAAGEEAARRGLRVTGSEIVGLVPRAALLAAGKHYLRKQGRSTGVPERELVHIAVRSLGLDELGPFDPAAKVVEYRVRDAAAARLQRSSLETFVDELSSDSAVPGGGSVAALCGALGAALAAMVANLTHASRPPEPAGAALEALAVEAQELKAACLAAVDEDAAAFAAVLASLRLPRSTGAEIAARDAARRQATRGAALVPLQVLEKSARIAALAVAAVRSGLPASVSDAGVAALCAAAAAEAAYDNVAINLAALEHPDDADFVTATRAAAERSLEAATSQAAAARTALRRALETTR